CAGCGAGGAGCACGAGTGGGTGTCGGGCCTCGGTGGCGAGGACGGCATCGTCACGGTCGGCATCACCGCGCACGCCGCCGACGCCCTCGGTGAGATCGTCTACATCGAGCTGCAGCCGTCGGAGGGCGACGCCGTGGAGGCGGGCGAGCCGTGCGGCGAGATCGAGTCGACCAAGTCGGTCAGCGACATCTACTCCCCCGTCAGCGGCGAGATCACCGCGGTCAACAGCGCGGTGGTGGACGAGCCGAAGGTCATCAACGACGACCCGTACGGCGAGGGCTGGATCTTCAAGGTGCGGATCTCGGAGGAGCCGGGCGACCTGCTCGACTCCGCCGCCTACGACAAGCTGATCGAGGAATCATGAGTGTGAACGACTCCCTCGCGACGGCCGATCCGGAGGTCGCCGAGGCCGTCGCCGCGGAGCTGCGCCGCCAGCAGGGCACCCTGGAGATGATCGCGTCGGAGAACTTCGCGCCCGTCTCGGTGCTGGAGGCGCAGGGGTCGGTTCTGACGAACAAGTACGCCGAGGGGTATCCGGGCCGCCGGTACTACGGCGGCTGCGAGTTCGTCGACGTCACCGAGCAGCTCGCGATCGACCGGGCGAAGGCGCTGTTCGGCGCCGAGCACGCGAACGTCCAGCCGCACAGCGGGGCGCAGGCCAACACGGCGGTCTACTTCGCGCTGCTCCAGCACGGCGACACGATCCTCGGCCTCGACCTCGCGCACGGCGGGCACCTCACGCACGGGATGCGGCTGAACTACTCCGGCAAGGTGCTGAACGTGGTGCCGTACCACGTCCGCGCCGAGGACGGCCTGGTCGACATGGACGAGGTGGCCTCGCTCGCGGCCGAGCACCGGC
The sequence above is a segment of the Actinomadura coerulea genome. Coding sequences within it:
- the gcvH gene encoding glycine cleavage system protein GcvH; protein product: MSVPEELRYSEEHEWVSGLGGEDGIVTVGITAHAADALGEIVYIELQPSEGDAVEAGEPCGEIESTKSVSDIYSPVSGEITAVNSAVVDEPKVINDDPYGEGWIFKVRISEEPGDLLDSAAYDKLIEES